ATAATTTGTGATCCCATAGGTAGGGGGCAATTCTTTTGTCAATTCCAATGAAAACACATGCTATGTCTAGAAACATTTTCTTAACCACATCTTCTAATAAATCATAGCTTATCCTCAACTGCTATTGTACCTCCTCATCAGGCACATTCCTCAATTTCTCTAGCATTTCTCCCCATattccttgatcttcttctcctttgagGCGTGAACCTATAACCGTGAGAGCTAAGGGAAGCCCTCCTATGATGGTAACAATATCACGAGAAAGAGTCGCTAGTTGTTTTGGAGGTGGTTTCTTTTCAAAGGCATGTATGCTAAACAGAAGCAAAGAGTTttcaatattcattttttggagTTCATACCAGTATGTAGACTCCAACAAGGCCTTATCTTGACAATTAATGGCCTTATGTCGAGATGTGAAAATGATCCTACTTCCTAACGAGAATTTACAACCTCCAATCAAATTATTGAGGTGGTTTGGATGATCCACATCGTCAAGAAGAATAAGaaccttctttttttcacaaCTTAATCGGATCATATTAATCCCCATCTCGAGATCATGCACTGTACTTTTATGACCTTTCCTTATATTTGAGAGCAGTAGAGATTGGACACATTTGACACCTTCGCGATTAATTGTTTCTCTAATATCCTTAAGAAAACTCCGGcacttaaatttgtcaaaaagcaTTTTATAGATGATCGTAGCCAGAGTTGTCTTACCGATGCCACCTATCCCCCAAATCCCAATAATTCAAGTGTCACGGCAAGCAAGATCCACCAATTCCATAACCTTAGCCACATGATCCTCGATTGCAACCAAGTTTACGGGAAGATGTGGTTGAAAATCATGTTGTTGCTTATGCAATATTATTTCTACGAGTTCATTTATCAACTCCCCTTCACGCCTGTCAAACAACACAACACAACACATAAGAACTTATTAATGGCTCCACAAAACATAGATTAAAGATGATAAATAGAAAAGTTCTTCCGACAAGGATCTGTTAAAAGAAGGTAAACGAGGTACCCATCAGCAAATTTCTCTGATTCGAATACTCTAAGATCAACTGCCTTTCTGAGAGCTAGTGGCCCCTGTTGCTTGACCTCCTCCTCAAATTTATCCTTACAGGATTTGAAGGCCTTTCCAAAGCTCCCCTCTAGCTGTCGCACGTCCTTGGGTGTCACCTTGTAAAGCACGGGCAAGACCATTTGTCCTCTGCTTTCCTTGCACTTCATTATATGGATGAGCTCGCGGAGGCACCATTTGCTATTAGCATAATTTTCCGAGATGATTGGGATTGAAACTTTAGAGCGCTCGATTGCACTAATGAGATTTTCACCAATATTCTCGGCGAAGGGGAGGTCCTCATCATCTCTAAAGACA
The sequence above is drawn from the Eucalyptus grandis isolate ANBG69807.140 chromosome 11, ASM1654582v1, whole genome shotgun sequence genome and encodes:
- the LOC104438878 gene encoding TMV resistance protein N-like, whose amino-acid sequence is MGNYSSKQQRKRVRDTDASSPTISKKQRHEKLVELQSEQCESESPLLLPFSDSLEKIDVPSASEANFNLPAPSTSENGNNYYVFLSFRGSDTRKGFVDHLYQRLKAVGLRCHANPVFRDDEDLPFAENIGENLISAIERSKVSIPIISENYANSKWCLRELIHIMKCKESRGQMVLPVLYKVTPKDVRQLEGSFGKAFKSCKDKFEEEVKQQGPLALRKAVDLRVFESEKFADGREGELINELVEIILHKQQHDFQPHLPVNLVAIEDHVAKVMELVDLACRDT